Proteins from one Cryptomeria japonica chromosome 4, Sugi_1.0, whole genome shotgun sequence genomic window:
- the LOC131040789 gene encoding pentatricopeptide repeat-containing protein At2g13600, with product MKQTYHFTLKNALETLKRSIEVDYGTYSFLLQKNSKMKDIQIGQYVHSHIIKTGFKQYVILWNHLLNMYAKCNRLIDARQVFDKMSTRNVVSWTAMMAGYAQNGYGDKALDLFHQMQYDNIEPDKFILSIIIKVCAELADLEEGERVHCRIVVTGLELNVVVGSALVDMYGKCGSLDYARKMFDKMSERNVVSWNAMIAGYARNGYLDEAWKLFCLMPEVDIVSWSAMIAGYAQNGNGEEALKLFSQMRSLGITEDEFILASILRACAKLGNLNHGKEVHGHIIRIAFDFDVTVSTAIIDMYGKCGCVRDARQVFDRMTIQDVFSWNAMIASYAQNEQFEMALKLVHQMPEPDIVSWNVIIAAYALHGQGDQAWDLFYRIRNESMKLDEFSFAGALGACGCLAHIDCGKQVHALITKTAVGSRLVAGNALINMYGKCGSIEDAHKAFCEMSKRNMISWTAIIVGCAQHGQGKEALQLFEQMIQAGIKPNEITFIGVLTACSHAGLVDEGISYFNSMSRKHGITPRVDHYTCMVDLFARAGFLVMAKEFIDKMPVEPDAAVWGALLGACRIHGNIELLRHAAECLLEFELDAGTYVLLSNIYAAEGRWDDVARLRKLMKDRGVKKQPGCSWIEVKNIMHSFVVGDSLEPINAEIYQM from the coding sequence ATGAAGCAAACGTACCATTTCACCTTGAAAAATGCATTGGAAACCTTGAAACGAAGCATAGAGGTAGATTATGGCACCTATTCTTTTCTATTACAAAAGAACTCCAAAATGAAAGATATTCAAATTGGCCAGTATGTTCACAGCCACATAATAAAAACAGGATTCAAACAATATGTAATACTGTGGAATCACCTGCTTAACATGTATGCGAAGTGCAATAGATTGATTGATGCACGCCAAGTTTTTGACAAAATGTCTACCAGAAATGTGGTGTCTTGGACTGCAATGATGGCAGGATATGCACAGAATGGATATGGAGACAAGGCTCTAGATCTTTTTCACCAGATGCAATATGATAACATAGAACCAGACAAATTCATATTGTCTATTATCATAAAGGTATGCGCGGAGTTGGCAGATTTGGAGGAGGGTGAAAGGGTTCACTGCAGAATAGTTGTGACTGGTTTAGAGCTTAATGTTGTTGTGGGCAGTGCCCTGGTTGATATGTATGGCAAATGTGGGAGTTTGGATTATGCACGCAAAATGTTTGACAAGATGTCTGAACGAAATGTGGTGTcgtggaatgctatgattgcagggtATGCAAGGAATGGATACCTTGATGAGGCCTGGAAGCTGTTTTGTCTAATGCCTGAAGTGGACATTGTTTCATGGTCTGCAATGATTGCAGGGTATGCACAGAATGGAAATGGTGAAGAAGCCTTGAAACTTTTTTCTCAAATGCGAAGCCTTGGTATAACGGAAGATGAATTTATCTTGGCAAGCATTCTCAGAGCGTGTGCGAAGCTAGGTAATCTGAATCATGGGAAGGAAGTCCATGGCCACATTATTAGGATTGCTTTTGATTTCGATGTTACAGTCTCTACTGCGATTATTGATATGTATGGGAAATGTGGTTGCGTAAGAGATGCGCGACAAGTGTTTGACAGAATGACCATACAGGACGTGTTTTCGTGGAATGCGATGATAGCCAGCTATGCTCAGAATGAGCAATTTGAGATGGCATTGAAACTCGTTCATCAAATGCCAGAACCAGACATAGTCTCATGGAATGTGATAATTGCAGCATATGCCCTGCATGGGCAAGGAGATCAGGCTTGGGACCTCTTTTATAGGATAAGGAATGAAAGTATGAAGCTTGACGAGTTCAGCTTTGCTGGCGCTCTTGGTGCTTGTGGGTGCTTAGCACATATTGACTGTGGGAAGCAGGTCCATGCTCTCATTACCAAAACTGCAGTGGGATCGCGTCTAGTTGCAGGGAATGCCCTTATCAATATGTATGGGAAATGTGGAAGTATAGAGGATGCACACAAAGCTTTTTGTGAAATGAGCAAACGAAACATGATCTCATGGACTGCCATTATCGTTGGGTGTGCTCAGCATGGACAGGGCAAAGAAGCCCTGCAATTGTTTGAACAAATGATACAAGCAGGTATTAAACCAAATGAGATCACCTTTATTGGTGTGCTCACTGCGTGCAGTCATGCAGGCCTTGTGGATGAAGGGATTtcctacttcaattccatgagtaGAAAGCATGGTATCACACCAAGGGTAGATCATTATACTTGCATGGTTGATCTTTTTGCTCGTGCAGGATTTCTGGTTATGGCAAAGGAGTTTATTGATAAAATGCCAGTTGAGCCTGATGCTGCTGTCTGGGGGGCTTTGCTTGGTGCCTGCAGGATCCATGGTAATATTGAGCTACTTAGGCATGCAGCAGAATGTCTTCTTGAGTTTGAACTAGACGCAGGAACATATGTGCTTTTATCTAACATTTATGCTGCTGAAGGCAGATGGGATGATGTAGCCAGGTTAAGAAAACTCATGAAAGATAGAGGGGTCAAAAAGCAGCCTGGATGCAGCTGGATTGAAGTTAAGAACATAATGCATTCGTTTGTTGTTGGAGACAGCTTGGAACCTATAAACGCGGAGATTTATCAAATGTAG